In one Solanum lycopersicum chromosome 11, SLM_r2.1 genomic region, the following are encoded:
- the LOC101256544 gene encoding dephospho-CoA kinase — MRIVGLTGGIASGKSTVSNLFKAHGIPVVDADIVARNVLKKGTGGWKKVVAAFGEDILLENGEVDRAKLGQIVFSDPGRRQLLNRLLAPFISRGILMEVLKLWIKGCSIIVLDVPLLFEAKMDKWTKPIVVVWVDPKTQLQRLMIRDGSMEEDAKSRINAQMSLDLKRSQADIVIDNTGSLEALHEQFQKVLTQITRPLTWTELMLSRKGAFLALFPILVGVAICKRSP; from the exons ATGAGGATAGTCGGACTGACCGGAGGGATTGCTTCAGGGAAGAGCACTGTCTCCAACCTTTTCAAGGCTCATGGTATTCCCGTTGTCGATGCTGACATTGTAGCTCGG aACGTTTTGAAGAAAGGAACAGGTGGTTGGAAAAAGGTTGTTGCCGCATTTGGTGAGGATATCTTACTGGAAAATGGAGAAGTTGATCGTGCAAAGCTAGGTCAAATAGTATTCTCTGATCCGGGAAGACGTCAGCTTCTTAATAG GTTGCTAGCACCATTTATCTCACGTGGTATTTTAATGGAAGTTTTGAAGCTGTGGATAAAGGGTTGCTCCATAATTGTTCTTGATGTTCCTCTTTTGTTTGAGGCCAAGATGGACAAGTGGACTAAACCCATTGTTGTCGTTTGGGTTGATCCTAAGACACAGCTGCAGCGGCTCATGATTAGAGATGGATCAATGGAGGAGGATGCCAAAAGCAGAATAAATGCACAGATGTCCCTGGATCTTAAGAGGTCACAGGCAGATATTGTGATTGATAACACCGGTTCACTGGAGGCTTTGCATGAACAATTCCAGAAAGTGTTAACTCAGATTACAAGGCCCTTGACCTGGACCGAGTTAATGCTCTCAAGAAAGGGAGCTTTTCTGGCGTTGTTCCCCATTCTTGTCGGTGTTGCTATTTGCAAGAGAAGTCCATAA